A genomic region of Brevibacillus sp. JNUCC-41 contains the following coding sequences:
- a CDS encoding GerAB/ArcD/ProY family transporter codes for MKNSGKISTVQLSLIMMTAVGLKNHVTILPHLLRAAKRDAWISVLLALGLILIWCFLLFYIHKATGQTNIFVWVEKNIGKVTGRILSFTLSLFFAFLAAVSLKEMVVWTKISYLPITPSIFEIILFTGLCFFLASTNIQTIAIVNTFVLTAVIAFGFFVAITNIQFKDYSLLKPMLENGWSPVFAGIIYPLSGLIELIVILFMQQKVHGKLRFKVFAINTIILTWLILGPLIGSIVEFGPVEAARQKYPAFEQWGLVTLGRFIEHLDFLSIYQWLTGAFIRVSFFLFLSLEVLSIKKKRNKIILLLTYSMFLIISNSFNFSDIILYSFIKTFVLPITLYFLLAVSILLCLFVFFSNRRKRRSTSDVQKKEPTTIQSE; via the coding sequence ATGAAAAATAGTGGAAAGATTTCAACCGTACAACTATCTTTAATCATGATGACGGCTGTCGGCTTGAAAAATCATGTAACGATTCTTCCTCATTTGTTACGGGCGGCCAAAAGGGATGCCTGGATTTCTGTTCTACTTGCTTTAGGCCTAATTTTGATTTGGTGTTTTCTCTTATTCTATATCCATAAAGCCACAGGCCAGACAAATATTTTTGTCTGGGTGGAAAAAAATATTGGGAAGGTAACAGGCAGGATTTTATCCTTTACACTGAGTCTCTTTTTCGCTTTTTTGGCTGCGGTTTCATTAAAAGAGATGGTTGTATGGACAAAGATTTCCTATTTGCCCATAACTCCTTCGATATTTGAAATCATCTTATTTACTGGTTTATGCTTTTTCCTTGCCTCAACAAACATACAAACGATCGCTATTGTAAATACATTTGTACTGACGGCCGTCATTGCGTTTGGCTTTTTTGTTGCAATCACGAACATACAATTTAAAGATTATTCACTTTTGAAACCCATGCTTGAAAATGGATGGTCCCCTGTCTTTGCAGGTATTATTTATCCCTTGTCTGGCCTTATCGAATTGATTGTCATACTTTTTATGCAGCAAAAAGTTCATGGAAAACTAAGATTCAAGGTTTTTGCTATAAATACTATCATCCTTACATGGCTTATTCTTGGGCCACTTATTGGCTCCATTGTAGAATTCGGCCCAGTCGAAGCTGCAAGGCAAAAGTATCCTGCCTTTGAGCAATGGGGATTAGTCACATTAGGAAGATTCATTGAGCATCTTGATTTCTTGTCGATTTATCAATGGTTAACTGGAGCCTTTATCCGTGTTTCCTTTTTCCTATTTTTATCACTCGAAGTGCTATCCATTAAAAAGAAGCGAAACAAAATCATATTGCTCCTAACCTATTCTATGTTCCTAATCATTTCTAATTCATTTAACTTCAGCGATATTATTCTATATTCCTTTATAAAAACATTTGTTTTGCCGATTACCTTATATTTCTTATTAGCCGTTTCCATCCTTTTATGTTTATTTGTTTTCTTTAGTAATCGAAGAAAAAGGAGGTCCACATCCGATGTTCAAAAAAAAGAACCGACAACCATCCAGTCCGAATAG
- a CDS encoding DUF1360 domain-containing protein: MFPPQNEFTLFIILGLASFRLTRLIVFDKITEPLRRPFFKEIEEKSEEGDVEIFLVPKEKGLLGWIGQLLSCFWCVGVWVSLFLVFLYIQHWFIGDVLTFILAVAAVGAIIEVIISKFMDI, from the coding sequence ATGTTTCCCCCACAAAATGAATTTACCTTATTTATAATATTAGGATTGGCTTCCTTCAGGCTGACACGTTTGATCGTTTTCGATAAAATCACGGAGCCGCTGCGCCGCCCCTTTTTTAAAGAGATAGAGGAAAAAAGTGAAGAAGGGGATGTGGAAATATTTTTAGTGCCCAAGGAGAAGGGCCTGCTTGGCTGGATTGGACAATTGCTAAGCTGTTTTTGGTGCGTGGGTGTCTGGGTTAGCCTTTTTCTGGTTTTCCTTTATATCCAACATTGGTTTATTGGCGACGTATTGACATTTATCCTTGCCGTAGCAGCAGTAGGCGCAATCATTGAGGTCATAATCAGCAAATTTATGGACATTTGA
- a CDS encoding YhcN/YlaJ family sporulation lipoprotein, with translation MFRQGRYFKGSLLVFMVVLYVLTGCSNQNDGKTENLAMIKRTNPEPMDIINGMDGKDEKGLISKVKETVANEDSIYDVIVVKNEKKIIVAYKVKHLQRFHMKKIEKNVTKNLEEKFPENDFIVSSDYKIFLESVRLNELLKEKDVPEKKARKKFNEIEELQKELI, from the coding sequence ATGTTCAGACAAGGAAGATATTTTAAGGGCAGCTTACTGGTTTTTATGGTTGTTTTGTATGTGCTTACTGGATGCAGCAATCAGAATGATGGAAAAACGGAGAATTTAGCAATGATTAAGCGTACGAATCCTGAACCGATGGATATCATTAATGGAATGGATGGGAAGGATGAAAAGGGACTGATCTCAAAGGTCAAGGAAACAGTTGCTAATGAAGACTCCATCTATGACGTAATCGTCGTGAAAAACGAAAAAAAGATTATCGTCGCTTATAAAGTTAAGCATCTGCAACGTTTTCATATGAAGAAGATTGAAAAGAATGTGACTAAAAATCTGGAAGAGAAGTTTCCCGAAAATGATTTTATCGTATCGAGCGATTATAAAATCTTTTTGGAATCTGTGAGATTGAACGAGTTACTCAAAGAAAAAGATGTACCCGAGAAAAAGGCAAGGAAGAAGTTCAACGAAATTGAAGAACTTCAAAAAGAATTAATTTAG
- the spoVAC gene encoding stage V sporulation protein AC: MSGKEKTTPQQNAYQELQGKHEIKRPIVKNCLKAFLVGGIFCMVGQAISYFYIYFFNFTEQTAGGPTTATMVFLALLMTGFGFYDRIGQFAGAGSAVPVTGFGNAVISAAIEHRTEGFVLGVGSNMFKLAGSVILFGVFSAFVVALIKTIYQMSGG, encoded by the coding sequence ATGAGCGGCAAAGAGAAAACGACCCCACAGCAGAATGCATATCAAGAACTTCAAGGGAAGCATGAAATTAAAAGACCAATAGTGAAGAATTGTTTGAAAGCCTTTTTAGTAGGTGGCATTTTCTGCATGGTCGGACAAGCCATTTCGTACTTCTATATTTACTTTTTCAACTTTACGGAACAGACAGCTGGTGGTCCTACAACTGCCACCATGGTGTTCCTGGCCCTTTTGATGACCGGTTTCGGATTTTATGACCGCATTGGCCAGTTTGCTGGAGCAGGAAGTGCCGTCCCTGTTACAGGATTCGGTAACGCAGTCATTTCGGCTGCAATCGAACATCGGACGGAAGGTTTTGTACTTGGTGTTGGATCCAATATGTTTAAATTGGCCGGATCTGTCATTTTATTTGGAGTATTTTCAGCCTTTGTCGTGGCGTTGATAAAAACAATTTATCAAATGAGTGGGGGCTAA
- the spoVAD gene encoding stage V sporulation protein AD, whose product MLKGEQTWMFTNKPVILETGVTGGPFEANGEIAGDFDILYDDLWMEQESYEKAHRHLMEKAVELALEKGKINKEQVQFFLAGDLINQVTPTSFAARTNGIPYFGLFGACSTSMEGLALAAFITNYGGANYVLTGASSHNAAVEKQFRYPTEYGGQKPPTAQWTITGAGVALVAPDGSEQGEFPHIVSATIGKVIDMGLKDPFNMGGAMAPAAVDTILAHFKDTGLTPDDYDFIITGDLGQIGWKTAIDLLKQKGCDINQEKFKDCGLMIFKKNQPVLAGGSGAGCSAVVLYGHILNEMISGKYKKILLVATGALLSPLSVQQKDTIPCIAHAVAIEYGMNS is encoded by the coding sequence GTGTTAAAGGGAGAACAAACATGGATGTTTACCAATAAACCGGTCATCTTGGAAACAGGGGTAACAGGCGGGCCATTTGAAGCAAATGGAGAAATCGCGGGTGATTTCGATATCCTATACGACGATTTGTGGATGGAGCAGGAATCATATGAGAAGGCACATCGACATTTGATGGAAAAAGCGGTTGAGCTTGCATTGGAAAAAGGTAAGATCAACAAGGAACAGGTACAATTTTTTTTGGCGGGTGATTTAATCAATCAGGTTACACCTACAAGCTTTGCAGCCAGAACTAATGGGATTCCATACTTCGGCTTGTTTGGAGCCTGTTCCACTTCAATGGAAGGGCTTGCTCTAGCTGCCTTCATCACTAATTATGGCGGGGCTAACTATGTGTTGACAGGTGCCTCGAGCCACAATGCAGCTGTAGAAAAACAATTTCGCTATCCAACTGAATATGGAGGGCAAAAACCACCTACAGCTCAATGGACGATAACCGGAGCGGGGGTGGCGCTGGTTGCTCCTGATGGAAGCGAGCAAGGGGAATTTCCCCACATTGTCTCGGCCACTATCGGGAAGGTCATTGACATGGGATTGAAAGATCCTTTCAATATGGGGGGAGCGATGGCCCCGGCGGCCGTCGATACGATACTTGCCCATTTCAAAGATACTGGTTTGACCCCGGATGATTATGATTTCATCATTACTGGTGATTTAGGTCAAATAGGGTGGAAGACAGCGATTGACTTATTAAAGCAAAAGGGATGTGACATCAATCAGGAAAAATTCAAGGATTGCGGATTGATGATTTTTAAAAAGAATCAGCCTGTTTTGGCTGGCGGGAGCGGCGCGGGATGTTCGGCAGTGGTTCTATACGGTCATATATTAAATGAGATGATTTCTGGCAAATATAAAAAAATCCTGCTTGTCGCAACAGGAGCATTATTGTCACCACTTTCCGTCCAGCAAAAAGATACGATTCCGTGCATTGCCCATGCGGTGGCCATTGAATATGGGATGAATTCATGA
- the spoVAE gene encoding stage V sporulation protein AE, which produces MLAMFFWAFVIGGLICVVGQLLFDVAKLTPAHTLSLFVVIGAVLGGFDLYAPLVDFAGAGATVPIVSFGNSLVNGAMMESEKHGLVGVLTGMFEITSSGISAAIVFGFIGALVFRPKG; this is translated from the coding sequence ATGTTAGCAATGTTTTTTTGGGCCTTTGTCATCGGTGGCTTGATCTGTGTCGTCGGCCAGCTTCTTTTCGATGTTGCTAAGCTGACACCGGCACATACGTTAAGCTTGTTCGTTGTAATAGGAGCTGTTCTTGGCGGGTTTGATTTATATGCGCCGCTAGTTGACTTTGCCGGTGCTGGAGCAACCGTACCGATCGTTTCGTTTGGGAACTCGCTGGTGAACGGGGCGATGATGGAATCGGAAAAACATGGGCTCGTTGGCGTACTGACAGGTATGTTTGAAATTACGAGTTCCGGTATCTCTGCTGCAATCGTCTTTGGATTCATCGGAGCTTTGGTTTTCAGGCCAAAAGGATGA
- a CDS encoding YjcZ family sporulation protein, whose amino-acid sequence MFGYGGYGCCGGSGYGYGGGYGYGGGSTFAIIVVLFILLIIVGASFCC is encoded by the coding sequence ATGTTTGGTTATGGTGGCTACGGTTGTTGTGGCGGCAGCGGTTATGGCTACGGCGGCGGTTATGGCTACGGTGGCGGTTCCACTTTTGCGATAATCGTTGTATTGTTTATTCTATTGATCATTGTAGGGGCTTCTTTCTGCTGTTAA
- a CDS encoding stage VI sporulation protein F produces the protein MDNNFFKNIEGKTGVNMKDVLELANSLQGANFKDETTVRNVIKRVSKIANKPVNKETEDKIVHSIVSEGNKLDFGTISNMINKK, from the coding sequence ATGGATAATAACTTTTTTAAGAACATAGAAGGTAAAACGGGCGTAAATATGAAAGATGTATTAGAATTGGCAAACTCGCTGCAAGGAGCCAATTTTAAAGATGAAACAACTGTTAGAAATGTCATTAAGCGTGTTTCAAAAATTGCGAACAAACCGGTCAATAAGGAAACGGAAGATAAAATCGTCCATTCCATCGTGTCTGAAGGGAATAAACTGGATTTCGGTACTATTTCTAATATGATAAATAAAAAGTGA
- a CDS encoding ATP-dependent helicase, translating to MNQAKSGNEIVHLHTVSAGELQTLFEKGKRDQLSCIICHKPVKLFIGIHETPYFYHSDPSQVPCEIPLSEPMNEDKPLEYVEQNGFRIPTSRTITETKTITEPFLKSRPITGNPKYSDKPLGLSQSEEPYFQELSSSGVVLDAEQLKAVMTIDGPILVLSGAGSGKTRVLTVRTAYMLTVKKVDPKSIMLVTFTAKSAKEMQQRLLGYPYMTPSLVSQIVSGTFHSIFYKILIFHEPAKWQRDFLLKWEWEKEKVLKQAGRELELDDKEFAYDQALQQIGLWKNSLAFPEDIHPKDDWEKSCLFLYKKYEEYKQQTGKYDFDDMLVGCYVFLKNHPDFLKKYQQRFNYFLVDEFQDINKVQYELIKLLSAESKNVCAVGDDDQSIYSFRGSDPKYILNFNHDFPQSQVVKLTENYRSSHEIVATANRLIKRNQNRMEKKMRAQHDSGNPPVLFYPYDEELEATMIVSDIQEKISKGANPGDFAVLYRTHTMSRAIFERLAASNLPFVIEKDADSFYQRKVIRGMLAFMRLSLHPHDSKAASDVLSSLFLKQSILQELKAMTILQDCDFIDAFAFVKTGHAFQERKLKTIPGQIRSLKIMSPLVALEIIEKDLGYQEYVKKRGNDANLEKGSDDIRDLKVAANRFPTVAAFLEHVDHMTAMVQEIKQLSKHFKDAIQLTTIHRSKGLEYNTVYVLAAVDGSIPHDFALESYRKGELSPLEEERRLLYVAATRAKKDLYLSILQTRRGRTAHPSRFLKL from the coding sequence AATCGTACATTTACATACCGTTTCAGCTGGTGAGCTGCAGACACTTTTTGAAAAAGGAAAACGTGATCAGCTTTCTTGTATCATTTGTCATAAACCAGTGAAATTATTTATTGGAATCCATGAGACACCTTATTTTTATCACAGTGACCCGTCGCAGGTACCCTGTGAAATACCCCTTTCAGAACCGATGAACGAGGACAAGCCATTAGAATATGTGGAACAGAACGGATTTAGGATTCCAACATCACGAACCATTACGGAAACGAAAACCATTACAGAACCTTTCCTTAAAAGCCGGCCCATAACCGGCAATCCGAAATATTCAGATAAACCATTGGGTCTTTCACAATCAGAGGAACCATACTTTCAAGAATTATCCTCATCAGGGGTTGTACTCGATGCAGAGCAACTCAAGGCCGTAATGACAATCGATGGTCCAATTCTCGTCCTTTCAGGAGCAGGCAGCGGGAAAACCCGCGTATTGACAGTACGCACTGCCTATATGCTTACAGTGAAAAAAGTTGATCCAAAAAGTATCATGCTTGTAACATTTACGGCAAAATCCGCTAAGGAAATGCAGCAGCGTCTGCTCGGCTATCCCTATATGACGCCTTCCCTTGTTTCTCAAATCGTTAGCGGGACCTTTCATAGCATCTTTTATAAAATCCTCATTTTCCATGAACCAGCCAAATGGCAGCGCGATTTCCTATTGAAGTGGGAATGGGAAAAAGAAAAGGTATTGAAACAGGCTGGCAGGGAACTGGAACTTGATGATAAGGAATTTGCATATGATCAAGCCCTTCAGCAAATCGGACTTTGGAAAAACTCTTTGGCCTTTCCAGAAGATATTCACCCTAAGGACGATTGGGAGAAATCGTGTTTATTTTTATATAAGAAATATGAAGAATATAAACAGCAAACAGGGAAGTATGATTTTGATGATATGCTTGTAGGCTGTTATGTATTTTTAAAAAATCACCCGGATTTTTTAAAGAAATATCAGCAAAGATTTAACTACTTTTTGGTAGATGAATTTCAGGATATCAATAAAGTTCAATATGAATTGATAAAACTCCTCTCTGCTGAATCAAAAAATGTATGTGCAGTTGGAGATGATGATCAATCCATCTATTCATTCCGAGGAAGCGATCCGAAGTATATTTTGAATTTCAATCATGATTTCCCTCAATCCCAAGTTGTGAAGCTTACGGAGAATTACCGCTCTTCCCATGAAATTGTCGCTACAGCGAACCGATTGATCAAGCGCAACCAGAACCGGATGGAGAAAAAGATGAGGGCACAACATGATTCAGGAAACCCTCCTGTTTTATTTTATCCTTATGATGAGGAATTGGAAGCAACGATGATCGTATCCGATATCCAAGAAAAAATATCCAAGGGAGCAAACCCTGGGGACTTTGCAGTATTGTACAGGACACATACGATGTCCAGGGCCATTTTTGAACGACTAGCCGCTTCCAACCTGCCATTCGTCATTGAAAAGGATGCGGATTCGTTTTATCAGCGCAAGGTCATCCGCGGCATGCTTGCCTTTATGCGCTTGAGTTTGCATCCTCATGACAGCAAGGCAGCATCTGATGTCCTATCCTCCTTATTCTTAAAGCAAAGTATATTACAGGAGTTAAAAGCAATGACAATATTGCAGGATTGTGATTTTATCGATGCATTTGCTTTTGTTAAGACAGGACATGCTTTTCAAGAACGAAAATTAAAAACGATTCCAGGACAGATCCGCTCTTTAAAAATTATGTCGCCACTCGTAGCTTTAGAAATCATCGAGAAAGATTTAGGATACCAGGAATATGTAAAGAAACGCGGGAATGATGCGAACCTGGAAAAAGGATCCGATGACATCCGTGACTTAAAGGTGGCAGCAAATCGTTTCCCCACCGTCGCCGCTTTCCTTGAACATGTCGATCATATGACTGCGATGGTACAAGAGATTAAACAGCTATCGAAACATTTTAAGGATGCCATACAGCTTACCACCATACACCGTTCCAAAGGGCTTGAATATAACACGGTTTATGTTCTTGCTGCTGTCGATGGCAGCATTCCTCATGATTTCGCACTTGAATCTTACCGGAAAGGGGAACTATCCCCCCTTGAAGAGGAAAGACGATTGCTCTATGTAGCGGCAACCAGGGCAAAAAAGGACCTTTACCTTTCCATCCTGCAAACTAGACGCGGACGGACCGCCCACCCATCACGTTTTCTGAAGCTTTGA